In Canis lupus baileyi chromosome X, mCanLup2.hap1, whole genome shotgun sequence, one DNA window encodes the following:
- the OTUD6A gene encoding OTU domain-containing protein 6A: protein MEDSQSEQQRVIRRHHREKSELQARIQGMKNSVPKSDKKRRKQLLLDVARLEAEMEQKHQQELEKFQESFPANSNVDSVTEDLAKMDLENQPPRLSRARRRRERRARQERIAEAETQHLASFRREEEEKLAAILGSKNLELKNIPADGHCMYRAIQDQLVFSVTVESLRSRTADYMRKHVDDFLPFFSDPDTGDAYSREDFLSYCDDIVRSPSWGGQLELRALSHVLQTPIEVIQADSPAVLIGEEYTKKPLTLVHLRYACNLGEHYNSVKPLEAGAVGGAAPRLF from the coding sequence ATGGAAGACTCTCAGAGTGAGCAACAGCGGGTGATACGACGCCACCACCGCGAGAAGAGCGAGCTGCAGGCCCGCATCCAGGGCATGAAGAACTCGGTCCCCAAGAGCgacaagaagagaagaaagcagtTGCTCCTAGACGTGGCCCGCCTCGAGGCCGAGATGGAGCAGAAACACCAACAGGAGCTGGAGAAGTTCCAAGAGAGCTTCCCTGCTAACAGCAACGTCGACTCTGTTACTGAAGATCTCGCCAAGATGGATCTGGAGAACCAGCCTCCCCGCCTGTCAAGGGCACGGAGAAGGCGCGAAAGAAGGGCGCGCCAGGAGAGGATTGCCGAGGCCGAGACGCAGCACCTGGCCAGCTTCCGCCgcgaggaggaggagaagcttgCCGCCATCCTAGGGTCCAAGAATCTGGAGCTGAAGAATATTCCGGCCGACGGCCACTGCATGTATCGCGCCATCCAAGACCAGCTGGTGTTCTCCGTGACTGTGGAGAGCCTGCGGAGCCGCACGGCCGATTACATGCGCAAGCACGTCGACGACTTCCTGCCCTTCTTCAGCGACCCCGACACCGGAGACGCCTACAGCCGTGAAGACTTCTTGAGCTACTGCGACGACATCGTGCGCAGCCCGTCGTGGGGAGGCCAGCTCGAGCTGAGGGCCCTGTCGCACGTCCTGCAGACCCCCATCGAGGTGATCCAGGCCGATTCGCCTGCCGTCCTCATCGGGGAGGAGTACACCAAGAAGCCTCTCACCCTGGTCCACCTGCGCTACGCCTGCAACCTCGGGGAGCACTACAACTCGGTGAAGCCGCTTGAGGCCGGAGCGGTGGGGGGCGCGGCCCCGCGGCTCTTCTAG